The following proteins are co-located in the Abditibacteriaceae bacterium genome:
- a CDS encoding DUF350 domain-containing protein, with amino-acid sequence MKQRILPFFSLALLACNSSAWAQTAASRPVPNMQSMGYSVVSTLVFGLLGIALAIAGFKLFDAATPFHLEQEICEKQNLAAAILAGFMVLGICIIVAATVLS; translated from the coding sequence ATGAAACAACGAATTTTGCCGTTCTTTTCTCTCGCGCTTCTCGCTTGCAACTCGTCGGCGTGGGCACAAACCGCCGCATCGCGGCCCGTGCCTAACATGCAGAGTATGGGCTACTCTGTGGTTTCGACACTGGTGTTTGGCCTGCTCGGAATTGCGCTTGCCATTGCAGGCTTCAAATTATTTGATGCGGCAACGCCGTTTCATCTCGAACAAGAGATTTGCGAAAAGCAAAATCTCGCCGCCGCCATTCTCGCCGGTTTCATGGTTCTGGGCATTTGCATTATCGTCGCTGCCACGGTCTTGTCGTAA
- the speD gene encoding adenosylmethionine decarboxylase, which translates to MNFTGKSTVEFDRTSIVGVHLLADLHGVAPALLCDAALLSRCLEEAAARAKLTPLSAPVVHAFPNGALTAFLPLRESHIALHSYPEHEYLALDLFSCGNAEPADALAVFCDALAPTRVDERIVPRGALERGS; encoded by the coding sequence ATGAATTTCACAGGTAAGAGTACGGTCGAATTCGACCGTACCTCCATTGTCGGCGTGCATTTGCTGGCCGATTTACACGGCGTTGCGCCCGCGCTTTTGTGCGACGCAGCGTTGCTTTCTCGTTGCCTCGAAGAAGCCGCCGCACGCGCGAAACTCACGCCGCTTTCGGCTCCGGTTGTTCACGCCTTTCCCAATGGCGCACTCACCGCGTTCTTGCCGCTGCGCGAATCGCACATTGCGCTGCATTCGTATCCCGAACACGAATATCTCGCGCTCGATTTGTTTTCGTGCGGCAATGCTGAACCTGCCGACGCGCTCGCGGTTTTCTGCGACGCGCTCGCTCCAACGCGCGTGGACGAACGGATCGTGCCGCGTGGCGCTTTGGAGCGCGGTTCGTGA
- a CDS encoding polyamine aminopropyltransferase, translated as MPEPLVASDETFSESATPSRETTQGEAAALLVSIFVIAACGLIYELLIATVSSYLLGSSVTQFSISIGVFLGAMGLGSHLSAYVTRRLLGTFIFVEILLGLAGGISTVLLFWSYAAGWLYWVALYGSLIFIGALTGLELPILTRLLKDYGALREIIARVMSFDYVGALVGSLLFPLLLLPSLGLARTAFLVGLVNIGIAAWTTWTFRARLRGAPAVLGMCALAGAFLLSGLAFSDRAMSFAERGMYEDEVIWQKQTPYQRLVVTRWREDLRLFIDGNLQFASPDEYRYHEALVHPAFALAAQKARPERVLLLGGGDGLAVREVVKYTATKKITLVDLDPEMTKLGRDFPALRELNGDALRDPRVEIVNADAYKYLETSNEFFDVIIADLPDPNGDALAKLYSVEFYRLAARRLSRGGVFVTQATSPFFARDAFWCVEQSLRAAKLQTAPYHAYVPSFGDWGFILAAPRALAPATVKLSVPTKFLTREMLREMTIFPRDSARVAAPVSTLDRPAILNLYLRGSKQWE; from the coding sequence ATGCCTGAGCCCCTTGTCGCTTCCGACGAAACCTTTTCCGAATCCGCAACGCCCTCGCGCGAAACAACGCAAGGCGAAGCGGCGGCGCTTCTCGTCTCGATTTTCGTCATCGCCGCGTGCGGCCTTATCTACGAATTGCTCATCGCCACTGTTTCCAGCTATTTGCTGGGTTCGAGTGTCACGCAGTTTTCGATTTCCATCGGCGTTTTTCTAGGCGCAATGGGGCTTGGCTCGCACCTTTCGGCGTATGTCACGCGGCGATTGCTCGGCACGTTTATCTTCGTTGAAATTCTGCTGGGGCTGGCCGGTGGAATTTCGACCGTACTTCTTTTCTGGAGCTACGCGGCGGGCTGGCTTTACTGGGTTGCACTTTACGGCTCGCTCATTTTCATCGGCGCTTTAACCGGCCTCGAACTGCCGATTCTCACCCGCTTATTAAAAGATTATGGCGCGTTGCGCGAAATCATCGCGCGCGTGATGTCGTTCGATTACGTTGGCGCGCTTGTCGGTTCGCTGCTCTTTCCGCTGTTGCTGTTGCCGTCGCTGGGGCTTGCACGCACCGCGTTTCTGGTCGGGCTGGTGAATATCGGCATCGCCGCATGGACAACATGGACGTTTCGCGCGCGTTTGCGCGGAGCACCTGCCGTTCTGGGAATGTGCGCCCTCGCCGGAGCGTTTCTGTTGAGCGGACTGGCGTTTTCCGACCGCGCGATGAGCTTCGCCGAGCGCGGAATGTATGAAGACGAAGTGATCTGGCAAAAGCAGACTCCCTATCAGCGCCTCGTTGTGACGCGCTGGCGTGAAGATTTGCGGCTTTTCATCGACGGCAATTTGCAATTTGCTTCGCCCGACGAATACCGCTATCACGAAGCGCTCGTGCATCCGGCGTTTGCGCTTGCGGCGCAAAAAGCGCGGCCCGAACGCGTGCTGCTTTTGGGCGGCGGCGACGGCCTGGCTGTGCGTGAAGTCGTGAAATACACGGCGACAAAGAAAATCACGCTCGTCGATCTCGACCCAGAAATGACGAAACTGGGCCGCGATTTTCCCGCGCTGCGCGAACTCAACGGCGATGCGCTACGCGACCCGCGCGTCGAAATCGTCAACGCCGATGCCTATAAATATCTCGAAACGAGCAATGAGTTTTTCGATGTCATCATCGCCGACCTGCCCGACCCCAACGGCGACGCCCTCGCGAAATTGTATTCGGTCGAATTTTATCGCCTGGCCGCGCGGCGACTTTCGCGCGGCGGCGTCTTCGTAACACAGGCGACTTCGCCCTTCTTCGCGCGCGATGCATTCTGGTGCGTCGAGCAGAGTTTGCGCGCGGCGAAACTGCAAACCGCGCCGTATCATGCGTATGTGCCGTCGTTTGGCGACTGGGGGTTTATTTTGGCGGCGCCGCGCGCGCTTGCGCCCGCAACGGTGAAACTCTCGGTGCCAACAAAATTCCTGACGCGCGAAATGCTGCGCGAAATGACAATCTTCCCGCGCGATTCGGCGCGCGTGGCCGCGCCGGTTTCAACGCTCGACCGGCCCGCGATTTTGAACTTGTATTTGCGCGGCTCCAAACAATGGGAATGA